In Camarhynchus parvulus chromosome Z, STF_HiC, whole genome shotgun sequence, a genomic segment contains:
- the LOC115915765 gene encoding cryptic protein-like, with the protein MQQPEVEGSGRLPSAQALPEDLTAISGCRKMYWGNHVRILFTVTLVWQAVHLEKSPEKEEQKGVVKGLNATAQKQQPKNEGTFTNALSDMNQSYESKRQQSSRSLVPFTGITESKKLNRRCCQNGGTCILGTFCACLKYFTGRHCEYDERLGNCGSIPHGIWVLKDCWLCRCAYGTLHCLSEIRQSNCELTSETEEIIRLYSNGLRLQQTVFSVTCLLAVLWSSASWQL; encoded by the exons ATGCAACAGCCTGAAGTAGAGGGCTCTGGACGTCTTCCTTCTGCTCAAGCTCTCCCGGAGGACCTCACGGCTATTTCTGGCTGCAGGAAAATGTACTGGGGAAATCATGTTAG aattctTTTCACTGTGACTCTGGTCTGGCAGGCTGTTCATTTAGAAAAAA GCCCTGaaaaagaagaacagaaaggagTTGTGAAAGGTCTCAATGCTACAGCCCAAAAGCAGCAGCCCAAGAACGAAGGGACCTTTACAAATGCGCTCAGTGATATGAATCAGAGTTACGAAAGTAAAAGGCAACAGAGTTCCAGGTCTTTAGTACCTTTCACTGGAATTACAGAGA GTAAAAAACTGAACAGACGCTGCTGCCAGAATGGAGGGACTTGTATCCTGGGGACCTTCTGTGCCTGCCTGAAGTACTTCACCGGCAGACACTGTGAATATGATGAGCGGCTAGG AAACTGCGGCAGCATTCCCCACGGCATCTGGGTGCTGAAGGACTGCTGGCTTTGTCGGTGTGCCTATGGTACACTGCACTGTCTCTCAGAAATAAGGCAGAGTAACTGCG aacTGACATCGGAAACAGAGGAAATTATCAGGCTGTATTCTAATGGTTTAAGATTACAGCAAACAGTGTTTTCAGTCACTTGCCTGCTCGCCGTCCTCTGGAGTTCTGCTAGCTGGCAGTTGTGA